In Thermotomaculum hydrothermale, a single genomic region encodes these proteins:
- the lpxC gene encoding UDP-3-O-acyl-N-acetylglucosamine deacetylase: MRQITIKKSVKTSGIGLHSGKKVNLEFHPAPENTGIVFRRVDKNHFPIKADISYVSKLAYATNLTKDKVSIATTEHLLATLRGLGIDNIYVDIDAEETPIMDGSASAFVYLLKEAGIKKQRAEKKYLRIKKPKHYLNGDRRISIYPYDGFKITYTIEFDHPLIRRQTRTLELKSDDDFENEVSPARTFGFLKDVEMLRKNGLALGGSLENAIVIDSDKILNGHLRFSDEFVRHKILDVIGDLALLGYPILGHVVAYKAGHEIHTSLAREIKKDPESYEIVNAGELDFIAKEDKAIQVAEELA, translated from the coding sequence AAGAAGTCGGTAAAAACGTCTGGTATAGGGTTGCATTCGGGGAAGAAAGTTAATTTAGAGTTTCACCCTGCCCCTGAAAATACGGGGATTGTTTTTAGAAGGGTGGATAAAAATCACTTTCCTATAAAGGCAGATATATCCTATGTATCTAAGCTTGCATATGCAACCAATTTGACTAAAGATAAAGTTTCTATTGCCACAACAGAACATTTATTGGCAACTCTCAGGGGGTTAGGAATAGATAATATCTATGTGGACATTGATGCTGAAGAGACTCCTATAATGGATGGAAGTGCTTCTGCATTTGTCTATCTGTTAAAGGAAGCTGGAATTAAAAAACAGAGAGCAGAGAAAAAATATTTAAGGATTAAAAAACCAAAACACTATTTGAATGGTGATAGAAGAATTTCTATTTATCCTTATGATGGTTTTAAAATTACCTATACCATTGAATTTGACCATCCTCTAATAAGGCGACAAACAAGAACCCTTGAGTTAAAATCTGATGATGATTTTGAAAACGAGGTTTCTCCTGCAAGGACATTTGGTTTTTTAAAAGATGTTGAGATGTTGAGAAAAAATGGGCTGGCTTTAGGGGGTTCACTTGAAAACGCCATAGTTATTGATTCGGATAAAATTTTAAACGGGCATTTAAGGTTTTCCGATGAATTTGTAAGACATAAAATTCTTGATGTAATTGGAGACCTTGCTCTTTTAGGATATCCAATTTTAGGCCATGTGGTAGCATACAAGGCAGGACATGAGATTCATACAAGCCTTGCCAGAGAGATAAAAAAAGACCCTGAAAGCTATGAGATTGTTAATGCTGGAGAACTTGATTTTATTGCAAAAGAAGACAAAGCTATTCAGGTTGCGGAAGAACTTGCATAA
- a CDS encoding DUF3187 family protein, translating into MLRRKKRISADRKLSLLSAFLIFTFFLTTNLFSQSLFIKNNAPFYLNILQPDFEQFDFYNGKKYNITFTTQYSNIFAYSFIDNPELDKNIAFDMETLSITTKIERRLTAFSSIYIEIPAIYHWKGMFDSIIEDYHDYVGFNNGGRELVENNQFVFRIGEINKTTSVAGIGDITLGYNIYKVRDISNFRFNFSIFCKLPVASVSDGLSSGSFDFGFGFNGENRFNNFNLFYGLGYLNYGNPDKKYVTSLDESGYIYFGLSYKINEDFKAIGQLYLQSSPYNTGFDRMDDYMAMFALGIQYRDYQVSFTEDVFTYTAPDITVTVTKKIRF; encoded by the coding sequence ATGCTAAGAAGGAAAAAGAGAATATCAGCTGACAGGAAGCTAAGCCTCCTGTCGGCTTTTTTAATTTTCACATTTTTTTTAACCACTAATTTATTTTCCCAATCTCTTTTTATAAAAAATAATGCTCCTTTTTACCTTAATATACTCCAGCCTGATTTTGAGCAATTTGACTTTTACAATGGGAAAAAGTATAACATAACATTCACGACACAGTATTCAAATATTTTTGCCTATTCATTTATTGACAACCCTGAATTAGATAAAAACATTGCATTTGACATGGAAACTTTATCAATTACAACAAAAATTGAAAGAAGGCTAACAGCATTTTCAAGCATCTATATTGAAATCCCTGCAATTTATCACTGGAAGGGAATGTTTGATTCTATTATTGAAGATTACCATGACTATGTAGGTTTTAACAATGGGGGAAGGGAGCTTGTAGAAAATAATCAATTTGTGTTTAGAATAGGTGAAATAAACAAAACAACATCAGTTGCAGGGATAGGAGATATTACATTAGGCTATAATATTTATAAAGTCAGAGACATTAGTAATTTCAGGTTTAATTTTTCAATATTTTGTAAACTTCCTGTTGCTTCTGTGTCTGATGGCCTATCATCAGGCTCATTTGATTTCGGCTTCGGGTTTAATGGAGAAAATAGATTTAATAATTTCAATCTATTCTATGGCCTGGGATATTTAAACTATGGAAATCCAGACAAAAAATATGTAACAAGCCTTGATGAAAGCGGGTACATATATTTTGGACTTTCCTACAAAATTAATGAGGATTTTAAAGCAATTGGCCAGCTTTATCTTCAATCTTCCCCATACAACACAGGATTTGACAGAATGGATGATTACATGGCAATGTTTGCTTTAGGAATTCAATACAGAGACTATCAGGTAAGCTTTACAGAAGATGTTTTCACATACACAGCACCTGATATAACCGTAACTGTAACAAAAAAGATTAGGTTTTAG
- a CDS encoding tetratricopeptide repeat protein yields MAEKKYSHKQMKKLMKEDEVASVVDKVLSWGKENKTLVYGIVIAIFAAIAIYVAVTSYSTNKTEKSELAFSKATEIFYYKPKKNEAPKYKNKEEQYNKALEEFKKLEKENLTKSVKLRAKFYEALCYLNLNNIGEAEKILENLYNSAPYPFKTTVALTLVNVKSNSGELDKAIAILDNLMKQDTFKNPVKDYELLKKSKILVKQGKLEEAKELLNQLILDFPDSAFATDAKKEKENIS; encoded by the coding sequence GTGGCTGAAAAGAAGTATTCACACAAGCAAATGAAAAAATTAATGAAAGAAGACGAGGTTGCAAGCGTTGTTGATAAGGTACTTTCATGGGGGAAAGAAAACAAAACATTGGTTTACGGCATTGTTATTGCAATTTTTGCAGCAATAGCAATTTATGTTGCTGTAACCTCTTATAGCACAAACAAAACAGAAAAATCAGAACTCGCTTTTTCAAAGGCAACAGAAATTTTTTACTACAAACCAAAGAAAAATGAAGCACCTAAATACAAAAACAAAGAAGAACAGTACAACAAAGCATTAGAAGAGTTTAAAAAACTTGAAAAAGAAAATTTAACAAAATCAGTTAAATTGAGAGCAAAATTCTATGAAGCACTTTGCTACCTTAATTTAAACAACATTGGGGAAGCGGAAAAAATTCTTGAAAATCTTTATAACAGTGCTCCTTATCCCTTTAAAACAACCGTCGCTTTAACATTGGTAAATGTTAAATCAAATAGCGGTGAATTGGATAAAGCAATAGCAATTTTGGACAATTTAATGAAACAGGACACTTTTAAAAATCCTGTTAAAGACTATGAATTGCTCAAAAAGAGCAAAATCCTTGTTAAACAGGGCAAATTAGAGGAAGCAAAAGAGTTGTTAAACCAGTTAATACTTGATTTTCCGGATTCAGCTTTTGCTACAGATGCTAAGAAGGAAAAAGAGAATATCAGCTGA